One Dermatophagoides farinae isolate YC_2012a chromosome 1, ASM2471394v1, whole genome shotgun sequence genomic region harbors:
- the Alg7 gene encoding alg7 dolichyl-phosphate N-acetylglucosaminephosphotransferase isoform X2 gives MKLLLRTNHMCDVFVFCLNFEFDSFHIIIESNEQMDINYTLYINGFMSILAYFGVKNVIPKMSSMFIDAHLFGNDLCKKDRTKKIQYKSNHHHFNHDLFTINNHHHLFVQFLAGLLSICCMLFLGFADDVLNLRWRVKLLLPTLASLPLLLVYALTYDNTTIIVPKPFRSLLGFSLDLNLLYYVYLSLLAVFCTNAINILAGINGLEVGQSLLICLSIISYNLVELLRSSNHYHSHVFSLNMMLPFLAVTGALLHYNWYPARIFVGDTFCYFAGMTFAVVGILGHFSKTMLLFFLPQIFNFLYSCPQLFHFLPCPRHRLPKYNPRTDLMEPSTFTVPQRSQMSASANLMLKILTFLRLIEYREIGTKSTTTTTTYECSNLTLINLMLVFFGPMRESQLTRLLLIIQFICTLIAFFIRYGLSEIFY, from the exons ATGAAATTGTTATTGAGAACAAATCACATGTgtgatgtgtttgtgttttgtctaaactttgaatttgattcattccacatcatcattgaatcaaacgAACAAATGGACATCAATTATACATTATACATAAATGGATTCATGTCGATATTGGCATATTTCGGCGTGAAAAATGTTATACCAAAAATGAGCTCAATGTTTATCGATGCTCATTTATTCGGCAATGATCTATGTAAAAAAGatcgaacgaaaaaaat tcaatataaatcaaatcatcatcatttcaatcatgatCTCTTCACTattaacaatcatcatcatttg tttgttcaatttttagCCGGACTTTTGTCAATCTGTTGTATGCTTTTTCTTGGATTCGCCGATGATGTTTTGAATCTTAGGTGGCGTGTCAAATTATTGCTGCCCACGTTGGCTAGTctgccattattattggtttaTGCATTAACCTATGATAATACAACGATTATTGTTCCGAAACCATTTCGTTCATTACTAGGATTCAGTCTAGATCTCAACCTGTTGTACTATGTCTATCTTTCTTTGTTGGCTGTATTCTGTACGAATGCGATCAATATATTGGCCGGTATTAATGGTCTTGAAGTTGGACAAAGTCTATTGATTTGTCTTTCAATCATCAGTTACAATCTTGTGGAATTGTTGCGTTCATCGAATCATTACCATTcacatgttttttctttgaacaTGATGTTACCATTTTTGGCCGTTACCGGTGCTCTTTTACATTACAATTGGTATCCAGCCCGAATATTCGTTGGTGATACATTCTGTTATTTTGCTGGAATGACATTTGCCGTTGTTGGCATTTTGGGACATTTCAGTAAAACaatgttgctgttttttctgccacaaatatttaattttctATATTCATGTCcacaattgtttcattttctacCATGTCCACGACATCGATTACCCAA ATACAATCCACGAACCGATCTAATGGAACCAAGTACATTTACTGTGCCCCAAAGAAGCCAAATGAGTGCAAGTGCTAatttaatgttgaaaatattaaCATTTCTAAGGCTAATTGAATATCGTgaaattggaacaaaatccacaacaacgacgaccaCCTATGAATGTTCTAATTTAACATTGATCAATCTAATGTTGGTATTTTTTGGACCAATGCGAGAATCACAGTTAACCCGATTACTATTAATTATCCAATTTATTTGCACTCTAATTGCATTCTTTATTCGTTATGGATTGAGTGAAATATTCTATTGa
- the Alg7 gene encoding alg7 dolichyl-phosphate N-acetylglucosaminephosphotransferase isoform X1 has product MKLLLRTNHMCDVFVFCLNFEFDSFHIIIESNEQMDINYTLYINGFMSILAYFGVKNVIPKMSSMFIDAHLFGNDLCKKDRTKKIPESQGVIAGCIYLIILFCFIPIQFSQYKSNHHHFNHDLFTINNHHHLFVQFLAGLLSICCMLFLGFADDVLNLRWRVKLLLPTLASLPLLLVYALTYDNTTIIVPKPFRSLLGFSLDLNLLYYVYLSLLAVFCTNAINILAGINGLEVGQSLLICLSIISYNLVELLRSSNHYHSHVFSLNMMLPFLAVTGALLHYNWYPARIFVGDTFCYFAGMTFAVVGILGHFSKTMLLFFLPQIFNFLYSCPQLFHFLPCPRHRLPKYNPRTDLMEPSTFTVPQRSQMSASANLMLKILTFLRLIEYREIGTKSTTTTTTYECSNLTLINLMLVFFGPMRESQLTRLLLIIQFICTLIAFFIRYGLSEIFY; this is encoded by the exons ATGAAATTGTTATTGAGAACAAATCACATGTgtgatgtgtttgtgttttgtctaaactttgaatttgattcattccacatcatcattgaatcaaacgAACAAATGGACATCAATTATACATTATACATAAATGGATTCATGTCGATATTGGCATATTTCGGCGTGAAAAATGTTATACCAAAAATGAGCTCAATGTTTATCGATGCTCATTTATTCGGCAATGATCTATGTAAAAAAGatcgaacgaaaaaaat aCCCGAATCACAAGGTGTGATTGCTGGATGCATCTATCTAATTATTCTATTCTGTTTTATACCAATACAATTCAGtcaatataaatcaaatcatcatcatttcaatcatgatCTCTTCACTattaacaatcatcatcatttg tttgttcaatttttagCCGGACTTTTGTCAATCTGTTGTATGCTTTTTCTTGGATTCGCCGATGATGTTTTGAATCTTAGGTGGCGTGTCAAATTATTGCTGCCCACGTTGGCTAGTctgccattattattggtttaTGCATTAACCTATGATAATACAACGATTATTGTTCCGAAACCATTTCGTTCATTACTAGGATTCAGTCTAGATCTCAACCTGTTGTACTATGTCTATCTTTCTTTGTTGGCTGTATTCTGTACGAATGCGATCAATATATTGGCCGGTATTAATGGTCTTGAAGTTGGACAAAGTCTATTGATTTGTCTTTCAATCATCAGTTACAATCTTGTGGAATTGTTGCGTTCATCGAATCATTACCATTcacatgttttttctttgaacaTGATGTTACCATTTTTGGCCGTTACCGGTGCTCTTTTACATTACAATTGGTATCCAGCCCGAATATTCGTTGGTGATACATTCTGTTATTTTGCTGGAATGACATTTGCCGTTGTTGGCATTTTGGGACATTTCAGTAAAACaatgttgctgttttttctgccacaaatatttaattttctATATTCATGTCcacaattgtttcattttctacCATGTCCACGACATCGATTACCCAA ATACAATCCACGAACCGATCTAATGGAACCAAGTACATTTACTGTGCCCCAAAGAAGCCAAATGAGTGCAAGTGCTAatttaatgttgaaaatattaaCATTTCTAAGGCTAATTGAATATCGTgaaattggaacaaaatccacaacaacgacgaccaCCTATGAATGTTCTAATTTAACATTGATCAATCTAATGTTGGTATTTTTTGGACCAATGCGAGAATCACAGTTAACCCGATTACTATTAATTATCCAATTTATTTGCACTCTAATTGCATTCTTTATTCGTTATGGATTGAGTGAAATATTCTATTGa
- the Oseg4 gene encoding intraflagellar transport protein Oseg4 isoform X2 encodes MFLHLNKKISIPNCSQVRCIAWSWEHEFIACGGEAGMLKVIKLESNVNQHQTSKNDLSKNLSVNQTLESHKATVESVCWNEKFQKLTSSDANGTIIVWMFYKGMWYEEMVNNRQKSLVTGMAWTHDGNKICIVYEDGAIITGSVDGSRLWGKELKNISLNQVEWSPDGKIILIGTKDVEIHVFDHVGNFLKKMSLNHTVVAKAAEKLIAIKWFKNGTTSNHYPRRLIIAFDNGVIQLMRNESDYNAKLIYCEMGITSIEWNYNGDMFAVTGSTGNKNFIKIYNDQAQLLTVTKIPGNEVYDCSWEKNSRKLVLAVDSFMYFANLKCRISWCFLSNSIAFLRNNFDDEQKKKRSLMFWELKTNKRNERSADNFIQMACWHHYCVVVDKMDKLQSNNNKNNTLENNQSSSNKDVYCLNLYNSIGTLIDYHLTDLQQIKFCCMNSNRVIVASDNSFYVWPFKQLYNANSFKSLAFYSDNLYQELTQNIANDNDLMAGGSVGVKSRRQQQSSSTSFVVVVTDNDNISCVTVSEKFFIVGFESGIINQYLLPNASFINKIQLDASPSRMALNKNSTKLALTDRNSRFYLYDFEANNEQTWTEGNWIEISNTVAKLTDIWDFKWETDNNDLIVLLEKNKFIVINLYKGGVKILDPILFDGYLCSFQQLSIQTIALDQLIVDISNHLDNLDVNDYIVNIPSHYVNEIKNLIDEKDSITDAINYAVKIPELPSLWTIVSNECLKNLDIETAYLAMIKNRDYKGLQFLKRLNRIKDLNLKNAEVCAYQNHIQQAESLYLQELDRPDLAVYLNKMNGNFERVRTLLEKYNNLANHDKEMKECYMNLGEYYQDNYQWQQAIRYYEKINAYDQLAECYISEQKYDALVTLVDKVNDEKILLQMAMFLESLGFCKDSVRAYIRANNFEMATNACVKLSEWKMATELANRYKTKNVDMLLEQYIQHLETDHKYMEMIQVYRNANMIDKAVAIIIKLIDETKKMDNNDGASLLKKLHLLIGIIYEENKLNNQNSGRNNKHETLDELLSQNDIFANGTDQQHQPIISTDPWKGAEAYHFYLLTQRNLYRGKYQLAMNCALHLQDYEEYLTVQQIYSLLALAAYANKCYDICSKAFIKLESIDNEQQSIVIQINVLLLLCSSICSTHTLVFLFL; translated from the exons atgtttttgcatctaaacaagaaaatatcGATTCCAAATTGTTCTCAAGTACGATGTATTGCTTGGAGTTGGGAACATGAATTTATTGCTTGTGGTGGTGAAGCCGGTATGCTGAAAGTGATTAAATTGGAATCAAATgtcaatcaacatcaaacatcgaaaaatgatctatcgaaaaatttatcaGTGAATCAAACGCTAGAAAGCCATAAAGCAACTGTTGAAAGTGTCTgttggaatgaaaaatttcaaaaacttACATCAAGTGACGCGAATGGTACGATTATTGTATGGATGTTCTACAAAGGAATGTGGTACGAAGAAATGGTGAATAATCGACAAAAATCTCTGGTCACCGGAATGGCTTGGACACatgatggaaataaaatatgCATCGTTTATGAAG ATGGTGCAATAATAACCGGATCTGTTGATGGTAGCCGATTATGGggaaaagaattgaaaaatattagcCTCAATCAAGTGGAATGGTCACCagatggaaaaattattcttatCGGCACGAAAGACGTCGAGATTCATGTATTTGATCATGTAggtaattttttgaaaaagatGTCATTGAATCATACGGTGGTGGCCAAAGCAGCAGAAAAGTTGATTGCCATTAAATGGTTCAAGAATGGCACCACCTCGAATCATTATCCACGTCGATTGATCATTGCATTCGATAATGGtgtcattcaattgatgCGAAATGAATCAGATTACAAtgcaaaattaatttattgtgAAATGGGAATCACATCGATTGAATGGAATTATAATGGCGATATGTTTGCTGTTACTGGATCAACGGGTAACaagaattttatcaaaatttacAATGATCAAGCTCAACTATTGACTGTGACGAAAATTCCCGGAAATGAAGTTTATGATTGTtcatgggaaaaaaatagtcgAAAATTGGTTTTGGCTgtcgattcattcatgtatTTCGCCAATTTAAAATGTCGAATCTCTTGGTGTTTTCTATCGAATTCAATAGCGTTCCTGAGAAACAATTTCGATGacgaacaaaagaaaaaaagatcgtTGATGTTTTGggaattgaaaacaaataaacgtAATGAACGATCGGCCGATAATTTTATTCAGATGGCTTGCTGGCATCATTATTGTGTTGTCGTCGATAAGATGGATAAGTTgcaatccaacaacaacaaaaacaacactCTGGAGAACAATCAAAGCAGCAGCAATAAAGATGTTTATTGTTTGAACTTGTATAATTCGATTggaacattgattgattatcatcttaCCGATTTGCAGCAAATCAAATTCTGTTGTATGAATTCAAATCGTGTAATAGTCGCATCGGATAATTCATTCTACGTTTGGCCTTTTAAACAGCTTTATAATGCAAATAGCTTCAAAAGTCTGGCATTTTATAGTGACAATTTGTATCAAGAATTGACACAAAATATCGCCAATGACAACGATTTAATGGCAGGCGGTAGTGTTGGTGTCAAATCCAGACGACAAcagcaatcatcatccacttCATTCGTCGTGGTTGTAACCGATAATGACAATATTTCCTGTGTGACAGTATCggaaaagttttttattgttggttTTGAATCGggaataatcaatcaatatctATTGCCAAATGCCAGCTTCATTAACAAGATCCAGTTGGACGCGAGTCCTAGTCGTATGGCGTTGAACAAGAATTCAACAAAACTTGCCTTAACTGATCGAAATTCACGATTTTATCTATATGATTTTGAAGCcaacaatgaacaaactTGGACCGAAGGAAATTGGATTGAAATAAGCAACACCGTGGCTAAATTGACAGATATCTGGGATTTCAAATGGGAGAcggataataatgatttgattgttttattggagaaaaataaatttattgtcatcaatcTATATAAAGGTGGCGTGAAAATATTGGATCCAATTTTGTTCGATGGCTATTTGTGCTCATTTCAACAACTGTCAATACAGACCATTGCAttggatcaattgattgtcgACATTAGTAATCACTTGGATAATTTGGACGTAAATGATTACATTGTGAATATTCCCAGTCAttatgtgaatgaaattaagaatctcattgatgaaaaagattcCATAACCGATGCAATCAATTATGCTGTAAAAATTCCGGaattaccatcattatgGACAATAGTGAGCaatgaatgtttgaaaaatttggatATCGAAACAGCATATCTGGCAATGATTAAAAATCGTGATTATAAAGGATTACAATTCTTGAAACGTTTAAATAGAATTaaagatttgaatttgaaaaatgctGAAGTTTGTGCCTATCAAAATCACATACAACAAGCAGAATCCTTATATCTACAAGAATTGGATCGACCTGATTTAGCTGTCTAtctgaataaaatgaatggaaattttgaaaGAGTCAGAACATTATTAGAAA AATACAACAATTTGGCAAATCACGAcaaagaaatgaaagaatgtTATATGAATCTAGGTGAATATTATCAAGACAATTATCAATGGCAACAAGCCATTCGTTATTACGAGAAAATCAATGCCTACGATCAATTGGCTGAATGTTATATCAGTGAACAGAAATATGATGCTCTTGTAACATTAGTGGATAAAgtaaatgatgagaaaatatTGCTTCAAATGGCAATGTTTCTTGAATCCCTAGGATTCTGTAAAGATTCAGTTCGAGCCTATATTCGAGCCAATAATTTCGAAATGGCTACCAATGCTTGTGTGAAGCTAAGTGAATGGAAAATGGCCACTGAATTGGCTAATCGatataaaacgaaaaacgtTGATATGCTTCTGGAACAATATATTCAACATTTGGAAACGGATCATAAATACATGGAAATGATCCAGGTTTATAG AAATGCAAACATGATTGATAAAGCTGTGGccatcattataaaattgattgatgaaaccaaaaaaatggataacaatgatggtgcaagtttattgaaaaaattacatcTTCTCATTGGCATTATTTATGaggaaaacaaattgaataatcaaaattctggcagaaacaacaaacatgaGACACTGGATGAGCTACTATCACAGAATGATATATTTGCCAATGGCACAGATCAACAGCATCAACCGATCATCAGTACAGATCCATGGAAAGGTGCTGAAGCTTATCATTTCTATCTGTTAACACAACGTAATCTTTATCGTGGAAAATATCAATTAGCCATGAATTGTGCATTGCATCTACAGGACTATGAAGAATATTTGACTGTTCAAcagatttattcattgctTGCTTTGGCCGCATACGCAAACAAATGCTATGATATTTGTTCGAAAGCATTCATCAAATTAGAATCAATAgacaatgaacaacaat CAATTGtgattcaaatcaatgtGCTGCTTCTTCTATGCTCAAGCATATGctcaacacacacattggTTTTCCTTTTCctttaa
- the Oseg4 gene encoding intraflagellar transport protein Oseg4 isoform X1 — MFLHLNKKISIPNCSQVRCIAWSWEHEFIACGGEAGMLKVIKLESNVNQHQTSKNDLSKNLSVNQTLESHKATVESVCWNEKFQKLTSSDANGTIIVWMFYKGMWYEEMVNNRQKSLVTGMAWTHDGNKICIVYEDGAIITGSVDGSRLWGKELKNISLNQVEWSPDGKIILIGTKDVEIHVFDHVGNFLKKMSLNHTVVAKAAEKLIAIKWFKNGTTSNHYPRRLIIAFDNGVIQLMRNESDYNAKLIYCEMGITSIEWNYNGDMFAVTGSTGNKNFIKIYNDQAQLLTVTKIPGNEVYDCSWEKNSRKLVLAVDSFMYFANLKCRISWCFLSNSIAFLRNNFDDEQKKKRSLMFWELKTNKRNERSADNFIQMACWHHYCVVVDKMDKLQSNNNKNNTLENNQSSSNKDVYCLNLYNSIGTLIDYHLTDLQQIKFCCMNSNRVIVASDNSFYVWPFKQLYNANSFKSLAFYSDNLYQELTQNIANDNDLMAGGSVGVKSRRQQQSSSTSFVVVVTDNDNISCVTVSEKFFIVGFESGIINQYLLPNASFINKIQLDASPSRMALNKNSTKLALTDRNSRFYLYDFEANNEQTWTEGNWIEISNTVAKLTDIWDFKWETDNNDLIVLLEKNKFIVINLYKGGVKILDPILFDGYLCSFQQLSIQTIALDQLIVDISNHLDNLDVNDYIVNIPSHYVNEIKNLIDEKDSITDAINYAVKIPELPSLWTIVSNECLKNLDIETAYLAMIKNRDYKGLQFLKRLNRIKDLNLKNAEVCAYQNHIQQAESLYLQELDRPDLAVYLNKMNGNFERVRTLLEKYNNLANHDKEMKECYMNLGEYYQDNYQWQQAIRYYEKINAYDQLAECYISEQKYDALVTLVDKVNDEKILLQMAMFLESLGFCKDSVRAYIRANNFEMATNACVKLSEWKMATELANRYKTKNVDMLLEQYIQHLETDHKYMEMIQVYRNANMIDKAVAIIIKLIDETKKMDNNDGASLLKKLHLLIGIIYEENKLNNQNSGRNNKHETLDELLSQNDIFANGTDQQHQPIISTDPWKGAEAYHFYLLTQRNLYRGKYQLAMNCALHLQDYEEYLTVQQIYSLLALAAYANKCYDICSKAFIKLESIDNEQQCKWNSCINDLFNVNTTSTITTMANEEKKRIEYERMAVQIFLKNSPDENSSSNNVSTNISCKFCGQSIPEYSATCPKCQTKFHACVATGKSIIDQRKNWTCKRCRHHAIQEEIVSYTNCPLCHVKI, encoded by the exons atgtttttgcatctaaacaagaaaatatcGATTCCAAATTGTTCTCAAGTACGATGTATTGCTTGGAGTTGGGAACATGAATTTATTGCTTGTGGTGGTGAAGCCGGTATGCTGAAAGTGATTAAATTGGAATCAAATgtcaatcaacatcaaacatcgaaaaatgatctatcgaaaaatttatcaGTGAATCAAACGCTAGAAAGCCATAAAGCAACTGTTGAAAGTGTCTgttggaatgaaaaatttcaaaaacttACATCAAGTGACGCGAATGGTACGATTATTGTATGGATGTTCTACAAAGGAATGTGGTACGAAGAAATGGTGAATAATCGACAAAAATCTCTGGTCACCGGAATGGCTTGGACACatgatggaaataaaatatgCATCGTTTATGAAG ATGGTGCAATAATAACCGGATCTGTTGATGGTAGCCGATTATGGggaaaagaattgaaaaatattagcCTCAATCAAGTGGAATGGTCACCagatggaaaaattattcttatCGGCACGAAAGACGTCGAGATTCATGTATTTGATCATGTAggtaattttttgaaaaagatGTCATTGAATCATACGGTGGTGGCCAAAGCAGCAGAAAAGTTGATTGCCATTAAATGGTTCAAGAATGGCACCACCTCGAATCATTATCCACGTCGATTGATCATTGCATTCGATAATGGtgtcattcaattgatgCGAAATGAATCAGATTACAAtgcaaaattaatttattgtgAAATGGGAATCACATCGATTGAATGGAATTATAATGGCGATATGTTTGCTGTTACTGGATCAACGGGTAACaagaattttatcaaaatttacAATGATCAAGCTCAACTATTGACTGTGACGAAAATTCCCGGAAATGAAGTTTATGATTGTtcatgggaaaaaaatagtcgAAAATTGGTTTTGGCTgtcgattcattcatgtatTTCGCCAATTTAAAATGTCGAATCTCTTGGTGTTTTCTATCGAATTCAATAGCGTTCCTGAGAAACAATTTCGATGacgaacaaaagaaaaaaagatcgtTGATGTTTTGggaattgaaaacaaataaacgtAATGAACGATCGGCCGATAATTTTATTCAGATGGCTTGCTGGCATCATTATTGTGTTGTCGTCGATAAGATGGATAAGTTgcaatccaacaacaacaaaaacaacactCTGGAGAACAATCAAAGCAGCAGCAATAAAGATGTTTATTGTTTGAACTTGTATAATTCGATTggaacattgattgattatcatcttaCCGATTTGCAGCAAATCAAATTCTGTTGTATGAATTCAAATCGTGTAATAGTCGCATCGGATAATTCATTCTACGTTTGGCCTTTTAAACAGCTTTATAATGCAAATAGCTTCAAAAGTCTGGCATTTTATAGTGACAATTTGTATCAAGAATTGACACAAAATATCGCCAATGACAACGATTTAATGGCAGGCGGTAGTGTTGGTGTCAAATCCAGACGACAAcagcaatcatcatccacttCATTCGTCGTGGTTGTAACCGATAATGACAATATTTCCTGTGTGACAGTATCggaaaagttttttattgttggttTTGAATCGggaataatcaatcaatatctATTGCCAAATGCCAGCTTCATTAACAAGATCCAGTTGGACGCGAGTCCTAGTCGTATGGCGTTGAACAAGAATTCAACAAAACTTGCCTTAACTGATCGAAATTCACGATTTTATCTATATGATTTTGAAGCcaacaatgaacaaactTGGACCGAAGGAAATTGGATTGAAATAAGCAACACCGTGGCTAAATTGACAGATATCTGGGATTTCAAATGGGAGAcggataataatgatttgattgttttattggagaaaaataaatttattgtcatcaatcTATATAAAGGTGGCGTGAAAATATTGGATCCAATTTTGTTCGATGGCTATTTGTGCTCATTTCAACAACTGTCAATACAGACCATTGCAttggatcaattgattgtcgACATTAGTAATCACTTGGATAATTTGGACGTAAATGATTACATTGTGAATATTCCCAGTCAttatgtgaatgaaattaagaatctcattgatgaaaaagattcCATAACCGATGCAATCAATTATGCTGTAAAAATTCCGGaattaccatcattatgGACAATAGTGAGCaatgaatgtttgaaaaatttggatATCGAAACAGCATATCTGGCAATGATTAAAAATCGTGATTATAAAGGATTACAATTCTTGAAACGTTTAAATAGAATTaaagatttgaatttgaaaaatgctGAAGTTTGTGCCTATCAAAATCACATACAACAAGCAGAATCCTTATATCTACAAGAATTGGATCGACCTGATTTAGCTGTCTAtctgaataaaatgaatggaaattttgaaaGAGTCAGAACATTATTAGAAA AATACAACAATTTGGCAAATCACGAcaaagaaatgaaagaatgtTATATGAATCTAGGTGAATATTATCAAGACAATTATCAATGGCAACAAGCCATTCGTTATTACGAGAAAATCAATGCCTACGATCAATTGGCTGAATGTTATATCAGTGAACAGAAATATGATGCTCTTGTAACATTAGTGGATAAAgtaaatgatgagaaaatatTGCTTCAAATGGCAATGTTTCTTGAATCCCTAGGATTCTGTAAAGATTCAGTTCGAGCCTATATTCGAGCCAATAATTTCGAAATGGCTACCAATGCTTGTGTGAAGCTAAGTGAATGGAAAATGGCCACTGAATTGGCTAATCGatataaaacgaaaaacgtTGATATGCTTCTGGAACAATATATTCAACATTTGGAAACGGATCATAAATACATGGAAATGATCCAGGTTTATAG AAATGCAAACATGATTGATAAAGCTGTGGccatcattataaaattgattgatgaaaccaaaaaaatggataacaatgatggtgcaagtttattgaaaaaattacatcTTCTCATTGGCATTATTTATGaggaaaacaaattgaataatcaaaattctggcagaaacaacaaacatgaGACACTGGATGAGCTACTATCACAGAATGATATATTTGCCAATGGCACAGATCAACAGCATCAACCGATCATCAGTACAGATCCATGGAAAGGTGCTGAAGCTTATCATTTCTATCTGTTAACACAACGTAATCTTTATCGTGGAAAATATCAATTAGCCATGAATTGTGCATTGCATCTACAGGACTATGAAGAATATTTGACTGTTCAAcagatttattcattgctTGCTTTGGCCGCATACGCAAACAAATGCTATGATATTTGTTCGAAAGCATTCATCAAATTAGAATCAATAgacaatgaacaacaatgtaAGTGGAATTCATGTAtaaatgatttattcaatgttaATACAACATCAACTATTACAACAATGGCGAATgaggaaaagaaaagaattgaatatgAACGAATGGCCGTACAAATTTTTCTCAAGAATTCTCCTGATGaaaatagtagtagtaataatgTTTCGACAAATATTTCATGTAAATTCTGTGGACAATCAATACCGGAATATAGTGCGACGTGTCCAAAATGTCAGACAAAATTTCATGCTTGTGTTGCCACTGGTAAATCCATTATtgatcaacgaaaaaattggaCATGTAAAAGATGTCGACATCACGCCATCCAAGAGGAGATTGTCTCCTATACGAATTGTCCACTTTGTCATGTCAAAATTTAA